From one Enterobacter kobei genomic stretch:
- the hemW gene encoding radical SAM family heme chaperone HemW: protein MANLPPLSLYIHIPWCVQKCPYCDFNSHALKGEVPHDDYVAHLLRDLDADVAYAQDREVKTIFIGGGTPSLLSGPAMQTLLDGVRARLNLAADAEITMEANPGTVEADRFVEYQRGGVNRISIGVQSFSDEKLRRLGRIHGPEEAKRAAHLAAGLGLRSFNLDLMHGLPDQSLEEALNDLRQAIALNPPHLSWYQLTIEPGTLFGSRPPVLPDDDSLWDIFEQGDKLLTAAGYVQYETSAYAKPGYQCQHNLNYWRFGDYLGIGCGAHGKVTFPDGRILRTAKTRHPRGYMQGTYLDKQHDVAAEDKPFEFFMNRFRLLEAAPRAEFTRYTGLDEAVIRPQIDKAIALGYLNETATCWQITEQGKLFLNSLLELFLAE from the coding sequence CGCATGCGTTAAAGGGCGAAGTGCCACACGATGACTATGTGGCGCATCTGCTACGCGATCTGGATGCCGACGTGGCCTATGCCCAGGATCGTGAAGTGAAGACCATTTTTATCGGTGGCGGTACGCCGAGCCTGCTCTCCGGCCCGGCGATGCAAACCCTGCTCGATGGCGTGCGGGCGCGTCTGAACCTCGCCGCTGATGCTGAAATTACTATGGAAGCTAACCCCGGCACGGTGGAAGCAGACCGCTTTGTTGAGTACCAGCGAGGGGGCGTTAATCGTATTTCTATTGGCGTGCAGAGCTTCAGCGATGAGAAGCTGCGGCGTCTGGGCCGTATTCACGGGCCGGAAGAAGCAAAGCGGGCGGCGCATCTCGCCGCCGGGCTGGGGCTGCGCAGCTTTAACCTCGATTTGATGCATGGTCTGCCGGATCAATCGCTGGAAGAAGCGCTGAATGATTTGCGTCAGGCAATTGCCCTCAACCCGCCGCATCTTTCCTGGTATCAACTGACCATTGAGCCTGGCACGCTGTTTGGTTCGCGTCCGCCGGTATTGCCGGATGATGATTCGCTGTGGGATATTTTTGAACAGGGCGACAAGCTGCTGACGGCTGCCGGTTATGTGCAGTATGAAACCTCGGCCTACGCAAAACCGGGCTATCAGTGCCAGCATAATCTTAACTACTGGCGCTTCGGTGACTATCTGGGCATTGGCTGCGGCGCACATGGCAAAGTGACCTTCCCGGACGGGCGGATTTTACGTACCGCCAAAACACGCCACCCGCGCGGCTATATGCAGGGCACCTACCTTGATAAGCAGCATGATGTCGCGGCGGAAGATAAACCTTTCGAGTTCTTTATGAACCGTTTCCGCCTGCTGGAAGCCGCACCGCGCGCGGAATTTACCCGCTATACCGGGCTTGATGAAGCGGTCATCCGCCCGCAAATCGATAAAGCCATTGCGCTTGGCTATCTGAACGAGACGGCAACCTGTTGGCAGATCACCGAACAGGGTAAGCTGTTCCTTAATTCACTGCTGGAGCTGTTTCTGGCTGAATAG
- the djlA gene encoding co-chaperone DjlA: MQYWGKVIGVAIALMMGGGFWGVLLGLLIGHMFDKARSRKMAWFANQRERQSLFFATTFEVMGHLTKSKGHVTQADIQVASLFMDRMNLHGDSRAAAQQAFRVGKADNYPLREKMRQFRSVCFGRFDLIRMFLEIQIQAAFADGSLHPNEREVLYVIAEELGISRMQFDQFLRMMQGGAHFGDGYQQQQSGGGWQQAQRGPTLEDACNVLGVKPDADATTIKRAYRKLMSEHHPDKLVAKGLPPEMMEMAKQKAQEIQKAYELIKEAKGFK, encoded by the coding sequence ATGCAGTATTGGGGAAAAGTGATTGGTGTTGCCATCGCCTTAATGATGGGCGGCGGCTTCTGGGGCGTGCTCCTCGGGCTATTGATCGGGCATATGTTTGACAAGGCACGCAGCCGTAAAATGGCGTGGTTTGCGAATCAACGTGAACGTCAGTCGCTCTTTTTTGCCACCACCTTTGAGGTGATGGGCCATTTAACCAAATCCAAAGGCCATGTGACGCAGGCCGATATTCAGGTGGCAAGCCTGTTTATGGATCGTATGAATCTGCATGGCGACTCGCGTGCCGCGGCGCAACAGGCATTTCGCGTCGGCAAGGCGGATAACTATCCGCTGCGCGAAAAAATGCGGCAGTTCCGTAGCGTCTGCTTCGGACGCTTTGATCTGATACGGATGTTTCTGGAAATTCAGATCCAGGCGGCATTTGCCGACGGCTCGCTGCACCCCAACGAGCGTGAAGTGCTGTACGTCATCGCCGAGGAGCTGGGCATCTCCCGCATGCAGTTCGACCAGTTCTTACGCATGATGCAGGGCGGTGCGCACTTTGGCGATGGTTATCAGCAGCAGCAATCTGGCGGCGGCTGGCAACAGGCGCAGCGCGGACCGACGCTGGAAGACGCCTGCAATGTGCTGGGCGTGAAACCTGACGCCGACGCCACCACCATCAAGCGCGCCTATCGTAAGCTGATGAGCGAGCACCATCCGGATAAGCTGGTTGCCAAAGGTCTGCCGCCGGAAATGATGGAGATGGCGAAGCAAAAAGCGCAGGAGATCCAGAAAGCCTACGAGCTGATCAAAGAGGCGAAAGGATTTAAATAA
- the lptD gene encoding LPS assembly protein LptD, whose translation MNKRIPTLLATMIASALYSQYGQAADLASQCMLGVPSYNRPLVTGDTNNLPVTINADHAKGNYPDDAVFTGKVDVQQGNSRLQADEMQLHQQVAEGQADPVRTVDALGNVHYDDNQVILKGPKAWANLNTKDTNVWEGDYQMVGRQGRGTADLMKQRGENRYTILDNGTFTSCLPGSNTWSVVGSEVIHDREEQVAEIWNARFKLGPVPVFYSPYLQLPIGDKRRSGFLIPNAKYSTTNYFEFYLPYYWNIAPNFDATITPHYIHKRGNIQWENEFRYLTHAGTGLVEFDYLPSDKVYQDENPTESDRHRWLFYWQHAGVVDQVWRFSADYTKVSDRTYFNDFDSKYGSSTDGYATQKFSVGYGIENFNATVSTKQFQVFDAESSNSYSAEPQLDVNYYQNDVGPFDTRVYAQAVHFVNTNDNMPEATRVHLEPTINLPLSNDWGSLNTEAKLMATHYQQSNYEDYNASRGTDLEDSVNRVLPQFKVDGKMVFERDMNWAENFTQTLEPRAQYLYVPYRDQSKIQNYDSSLLQSDYSGLFRDRTYGGLDRIASANQVTTGVTSRIYDDQSVERFNVSVGQIYYFSESRTGDDNINWEKNDNTGSLVWAGDTYWRMSDRWGLRGGVQYDTRLDNVATSSATVEYRRDEDRMVQLSYRYASPEYIQATLPNFATSEQYNKGISQVGGAASWPIVDRWSVVGAYYFDTNTSKPADQMVGLQYNSCCYAIRVGYERKLNGWDPQSNQSKYDKVIGFNIELRGLSSNYGLGTQQMLRSNILPYRSTL comes from the coding sequence ATGAATAAACGTATTCCCACCCTTCTGGCCACCATGATTGCCTCTGCTCTGTACAGCCAGTACGGACAGGCGGCCGATCTTGCCTCGCAGTGTATGCTTGGCGTACCGAGCTATAACCGCCCTCTGGTGACAGGGGATACTAACAATCTGCCCGTCACCATTAACGCGGACCATGCGAAAGGCAATTACCCTGACGATGCCGTCTTTACCGGCAAGGTTGATGTCCAGCAGGGTAACAGCCGTTTGCAGGCCGATGAGATGCAGCTGCATCAGCAGGTGGCGGAAGGCCAGGCCGATCCCGTGCGCACCGTCGACGCACTGGGTAACGTACATTACGACGATAATCAGGTCATTCTGAAAGGTCCGAAAGCCTGGGCGAATCTTAATACAAAAGATACCAACGTCTGGGAAGGTGATTATCAGATGGTGGGACGTCAGGGTCGTGGTACTGCCGACCTGATGAAACAGCGTGGTGAAAACCGCTACACTATTCTTGATAACGGCACCTTCACCTCCTGTCTGCCGGGTTCAAATACCTGGAGCGTGGTGGGTTCAGAAGTGATCCATGACCGCGAAGAGCAGGTAGCGGAAATCTGGAACGCGCGCTTTAAGCTCGGTCCGGTACCGGTGTTCTACAGCCCCTATTTGCAGTTGCCGATCGGCGACAAACGCCGTTCAGGTTTCCTGATCCCGAACGCGAAATACAGCACCACGAACTATTTTGAGTTCTACCTGCCGTATTACTGGAACATCGCGCCGAACTTCGATGCCACTATTACCCCGCACTATATTCACAAGCGTGGCAATATTCAGTGGGAAAACGAATTCCGTTATCTGACTCATGCTGGTACCGGTCTGGTGGAGTTTGACTATCTGCCGTCTGATAAAGTTTATCAGGATGAGAACCCCACCGAAAGCGATCGCCATCGCTGGTTGTTCTACTGGCAACATGCCGGGGTGGTGGATCAGGTGTGGCGTTTTAGCGCCGACTACACCAAAGTCAGCGATCGAACCTATTTTAACGACTTTGATTCCAAATACGGCTCCAGCACCGACGGCTACGCGACGCAAAAATTCAGCGTGGGCTACGGCATTGAAAACTTTAATGCCACGGTATCGACCAAGCAGTTCCAGGTCTTTGATGCAGAAAGCAGCAATTCCTATTCCGCGGAACCACAGCTGGATGTGAACTATTACCAGAATGATGTCGGGCCGTTCGATACCCGCGTCTATGCGCAGGCGGTGCACTTCGTCAATACCAACGACAACATGCCGGAAGCGACGCGTGTTCACCTTGAGCCGACGATCAACCTGCCGCTGTCGAATGACTGGGGAAGCCTGAACACCGAAGCGAAGCTGATGGCCACCCATTATCAGCAGAGCAATTACGAAGACTATAACGCGTCGCGCGGAACGGATTTAGAAGACTCCGTTAACCGTGTGCTGCCGCAGTTTAAAGTTGACGGCAAAATGGTGTTCGAGCGCGACATGAACTGGGCGGAAAACTTTACCCAGACGCTGGAGCCGCGCGCGCAGTATCTGTACGTGCCGTACCGTGACCAGAGCAAGATCCAGAACTACGACTCCTCGTTGCTGCAGTCTGACTACAGCGGCCTGTTCCGCGATCGCACTTACGGCGGCCTCGACCGTATTGCCTCCGCCAACCAGGTTACCACCGGCGTCACATCGCGCATTTATGATGATCAATCGGTTGAACGTTTTAACGTTTCTGTTGGTCAAATCTACTATTTCTCAGAGTCCCGTACCGGGGATGACAATATTAACTGGGAAAAAAATGACAACACGGGTTCGCTGGTCTGGGCAGGCGATACCTATTGGCGTATGTCTGACCGCTGGGGTCTGCGTGGCGGGGTGCAGTACGATACGCGCCTTGATAACGTAGCCACCAGCAGCGCGACGGTGGAATACCGTCGTGACGAAGATCGTATGGTACAGCTGAGCTACCGCTACGCCAGCCCGGAGTATATCCAGGCGACGCTGCCAAACTTTGCGACGTCCGAGCAGTATAACAAAGGGATTTCGCAGGTAGGCGGCGCGGCAAGCTGGCCGATCGTTGATCGCTGGTCGGTTGTCGGCGCGTACTACTTTGATACCAACACCAGCAAACCGGCGGATCAGATGGTCGGTCTGCAATATAACTCCTGCTGTTACGCTATCCGCGTCGGTTATGAACGCAAGCTGAACGGCTGGGATCCACAAAGTAACCAGAGTAAATACGATAAAGTTATCGGCTTTAACATCGAACTGCGCGGCCTGAGCTCGAACTACGGTCTGGGCACCCAGCAGATGCTGCGTTCGAACATTCTGCCTTATCGTTCAACTTTGTAA
- the surA gene encoding peptidylprolyl isomerase SurA yields MKNWKTLLLGLAMVANTGFAAPQVVDKVAAVVNNGVVLESDVDGLMQSVKLNASQAGQQLPDDNTLRHQILERLIMDQIILQMGTKMGVKVTDEQLDQAIANIAKQNNMTLDQMRSRLAYDGINYNTYRNQIRKEMLISEVRNGEVRRRVTILPQEVESLAQQVGNQNDASTELNLSHILIPLPENPTSDQVNEAESQARSIVEQARGGDDFGKLAITYSADQQALKGGEMGWGRIQELPSIFAQALSTAKKGDVIGPIRSGVGFHILKVNDLRGQSQNISVTEVHARHILLKPSPIMTDDQARVKIEQIAADIKSGKTTFANAAKEFSQDPGSANQGGDLGWAAPDIFDPAFRDAVSRLKKGQISGPVHSSFGWHLIELLDTRNVDKTDAAQKDRAYRMLMNRKMSEEGAAWMQEQRASAYVKILSN; encoded by the coding sequence ATGAAGAACTGGAAAACGCTGCTGCTCGGTCTCGCTATGGTTGCGAACACCGGTTTCGCTGCGCCGCAGGTTGTCGATAAAGTCGCTGCCGTCGTCAATAATGGCGTGGTGTTAGAAAGTGACGTTGATGGTTTGATGCAGTCCGTGAAACTCAACGCCAGTCAGGCGGGCCAGCAATTGCCGGATGACAACACGCTGCGTCACCAGATCCTTGAACGACTGATCATGGATCAAATCATCTTACAGATGGGCACCAAAATGGGTGTGAAGGTCACTGACGAGCAGCTCGATCAGGCGATCGCTAACATCGCAAAACAGAACAACATGACGCTGGATCAGATGCGCAGCCGTCTGGCTTACGATGGGATCAATTACAACACCTACCGTAACCAGATCCGCAAAGAGATGCTGATCTCCGAAGTGCGTAACGGCGAAGTGCGCCGTCGCGTCACGATTCTGCCGCAAGAAGTGGAATCTCTGGCGCAGCAGGTGGGCAATCAGAACGATGCCAGCACCGAGCTGAACCTGAGCCACATCCTTATTCCGCTGCCGGAAAACCCGACCTCCGATCAGGTGAACGAAGCGGAAAGCCAGGCGCGCTCTATTGTTGAGCAGGCGCGTGGCGGTGATGACTTCGGCAAACTGGCGATCACCTACTCTGCCGACCAGCAGGCGCTGAAAGGCGGCGAAATGGGTTGGGGACGTATTCAGGAGCTGCCGTCTATCTTTGCGCAGGCGCTGAGCACGGCGAAAAAAGGCGACGTGATCGGTCCGATACGTTCAGGCGTTGGCTTCCATATCCTGAAAGTGAACGATCTGCGTGGTCAGAGCCAGAACATTTCCGTGACGGAAGTCCATGCGCGTCACATCCTGCTGAAGCCGTCGCCGATCATGACCGACGACCAGGCCCGTGTGAAGATCGAGCAGATCGCCGCCGACATCAAGAGTGGCAAAACCACCTTTGCTAATGCGGCGAAAGAATTCTCACAGGATCCAGGCTCTGCGAATCAGGGCGGCGATTTGGGCTGGGCTGCGCCAGACATTTTTGATCCGGCCTTCCGCGATGCGGTAAGCCGACTCAAAAAAGGCCAGATCAGCGGGCCGGTTCACTCTTCCTTCGGCTGGCATCTGATTGAACTGCTGGATACCCGTAACGTCGACAAGACCGATGCGGCGCAGAAAGATCGTGCCTACCGCATGCTGATGAACCGTAAAATGTCAGAAGAAGGCGCAGCCTGGATGCAGGAACAACGCGCCAGCGCTTACGTTAAAATCCTGAGCAACTAA
- the pdxA gene encoding 4-hydroxythreonine-4-phosphate dehydrogenase PdxA, whose product MNVQRVVITPGEPAGIGPDLVVQLAQRDWPMELVVCADAALLTDRASQLGLSLSLLPWQPNTPPQAQRAGTLTLLPVALREPVVPGQLSVANGAYVVETLARACDGCLNGEFAALVTGPVHKGVINDAGVPFTGHTEFFEERAQASKVVMMLATEALRVALATTHLPIKAVADAITPSLLRDVITILHHDLRTKFGIREPHVLVCGLNPHAGEGGHMGTEEIDTIIPVLNELRAQGMNLSGPLPADTLFQPKYLDHADAVLAMYHDQGLPVLKYQGFGRGVNITLGLPFIRTSVDHGTALELAGQGKADVGSFITALNLAIKMIINTQ is encoded by the coding sequence ATGAACGTACAGCGTGTCGTTATCACTCCCGGCGAACCCGCCGGGATTGGCCCCGACCTCGTCGTCCAGCTCGCTCAGCGCGACTGGCCGATGGAACTGGTGGTCTGCGCCGACGCAGCACTTCTCACAGACCGGGCCTCCCAGCTCGGTCTGTCACTTTCGCTGCTCCCCTGGCAACCCAACACTCCCCCGCAGGCGCAACGCGCCGGTACTTTAACGCTGTTACCTGTGGCGCTGCGCGAACCTGTGGTGCCGGGACAGCTGTCGGTAGCGAACGGTGCCTATGTCGTGGAAACCCTGGCGCGAGCCTGCGACGGCTGCCTGAACGGTGAATTTGCCGCGCTGGTGACCGGGCCGGTACACAAAGGCGTCATCAACGACGCTGGCGTGCCCTTTACCGGTCACACCGAGTTCTTTGAAGAACGCGCGCAGGCCAGCAAAGTGGTGATGATGCTGGCGACGGAAGCACTACGCGTCGCGCTGGCGACCACGCATCTGCCGATTAAAGCGGTGGCGGACGCTATCACCCCGTCGCTGCTGCGCGATGTGATCACCATTCTGCATCACGATCTGCGCACGAAGTTCGGCATCCGTGAACCGCACGTGCTGGTTTGCGGCCTGAACCCGCACGCCGGGGAAGGCGGTCACATGGGGACGGAAGAGATCGACACCATCATTCCGGTGCTCAATGAACTGCGTGCGCAGGGCATGAACCTTAGCGGTCCGTTACCCGCCGACACGCTGTTCCAGCCCAAATATCTCGACCACGCTGATGCAGTGCTGGCGATGTACCACGATCAGGGCCTGCCTGTGCTAAAATACCAGGGCTTTGGCCGCGGGGTAAATATTACGCTCGGCCTGCCCTTTATTCGCACCTCGGTTGACCACGGTACTGCCCTTGAACTGGCAGGCCAGGGAAAAGCCGATGTCGGCAGTTTTATTACGGCGCTTAATCTCGCCATCAAAATGATTATTAATACTCAATGA
- the rsmA gene encoding 16S rRNA (adenine(1518)-N(6)/adenine(1519)-N(6))-dimethyltransferase RsmA translates to MNTRVHQGHLARKRFGQNFLNDQFVIDSIVSAINPKPGQAMVEIGPGLGALTEPVGERMDKMTVIELDRDLAARLQTHPFLAPKLTIYQQDAMTMNFQELSTTLGQPLRVFGNLPYNISTPLMFHLFSYTGAIADMHFMLQKEVVNRLVAGPNSKAYGRLSVMAQYYCQVIPVLEVPPTAFTPAPKVDSAVVRLVPHTTPPYPVKEVRVLSRITTEAFNQRRKTIRNSLGNLFSVEVLTSLGIDPGARAENISVAQYCQLANYLIDNAPPKES, encoded by the coding sequence ATGAATACGAGAGTCCATCAGGGCCATCTTGCCCGCAAACGCTTCGGGCAAAACTTCCTTAACGATCAATTTGTGATCGACAGTATCGTTTCGGCGATCAACCCTAAACCCGGTCAGGCGATGGTCGAAATCGGCCCGGGCCTTGGCGCGCTGACCGAACCGGTTGGCGAGCGCATGGATAAAATGACCGTGATCGAGCTGGATCGCGATCTGGCGGCCCGTCTGCAAACCCATCCGTTTTTGGCACCTAAACTGACGATTTATCAGCAAGATGCCATGACCATGAACTTCCAGGAGCTGTCGACGACCCTCGGTCAGCCTCTGCGCGTGTTTGGTAACCTGCCGTATAACATCTCCACGCCGTTAATGTTCCACCTGTTTAGCTATACTGGTGCCATTGCCGACATGCATTTTATGCTGCAAAAAGAGGTGGTGAATCGCCTGGTTGCAGGACCAAACAGTAAAGCGTATGGTCGGTTAAGCGTGATGGCGCAGTACTATTGCCAGGTGATCCCGGTGCTTGAAGTGCCGCCGACGGCCTTTACGCCAGCGCCGAAAGTGGATTCTGCGGTCGTCAGACTGGTACCGCACACCACGCCGCCGTATCCGGTAAAAGAGGTTCGCGTACTGAGCCGTATCACGACCGAAGCCTTTAACCAGCGTCGTAAAACGATCCGTAACAGCCTCGGTAATTTGTTCAGCGTCGAGGTACTGACCTCGCTGGGTATTGACCCGGGCGCCCGTGCAGAGAACATCTCTGTGGCGCAATACTGCCAGCTGGCGAATTACCTCATTGATAATGCGCCGCCGAAGGAGAGTTAA
- the apaG gene encoding Co2+/Mg2+ efflux protein ApaG, with the protein MINSPRVCVQVQSVYIESQSAPELERYVFAYTVTIRNLGRTPVQLLGRYWLITNGNGRETEVQGEGIVGVQPHIDAGDEYQYTSGAVLETPLGTMQGHYEMIDAQGNAFRIAIPVFRLAVPTLIH; encoded by the coding sequence ATGATCAATTCGCCCCGCGTATGTGTTCAGGTACAGAGCGTTTATATTGAGTCTCAGTCAGCACCAGAGCTTGAACGTTATGTCTTTGCTTACACCGTAACCATACGAAATCTGGGGCGAACGCCTGTGCAACTGCTCGGGCGATACTGGCTTATCACCAACGGTAATGGTCGCGAGACCGAAGTCCAGGGCGAAGGTATTGTTGGCGTACAGCCGCATATCGACGCCGGCGACGAATATCAGTACACCAGCGGCGCAGTGCTTGAAACGCCGCTGGGTACCATGCAGGGTCATTATGAAATGATCGATGCCCAGGGGAATGCGTTCCGCATTGCCATCCCGGTTTTCCGACTCGCCGTCCCAACACTGATCCATTAA
- the apaH gene encoding bis(5'-nucleosyl)-tetraphosphatase (symmetrical) ApaH: MSTYLIGDVHGCYDELIALLKQVQFDPQTDTLWLTGDLVARGPASLEVLRFVKSLGDSVRMVLGNHDLHLLGVYAGISRNKPKDRITPLLEAPDADELINWLRRQPLLQVDEEKKLVMAHAGITPQWDLETAIACARDVESVLASDTYPLFLDAMYGDMPNNWTPELAGLARLRFISNAFTRMRFCFPNGQLDMYCKDVPENAPAPLKPWFAIPGPVTAEYSVAFGHWASLEGKGAPEGIYALDTGCCWGGVLTCLRWEDKTWFAQPSNRQLDLGEDEAVSF; encoded by the coding sequence ATGTCTACATACCTTATTGGCGACGTTCACGGTTGCTACGATGAACTGATCGCATTATTAAAGCAGGTACAGTTTGATCCCCAGACGGACACGCTGTGGCTGACGGGCGATCTGGTGGCGCGCGGCCCGGCCTCGCTGGAAGTGCTGCGCTTTGTGAAATCACTGGGCGACAGCGTACGCATGGTGCTGGGCAACCACGACCTGCATCTGCTGGGCGTGTACGCGGGCATCAGCCGTAACAAGCCGAAAGATCGCATCACGCCGCTGCTGGAAGCGCCGGATGCTGACGAGCTGATCAACTGGCTGCGTCGTCAGCCGCTGTTGCAGGTGGACGAAGAGAAAAAGCTGGTGATGGCGCACGCGGGCATTACGCCGCAGTGGGATCTGGAAACAGCGATCGCCTGTGCCAGAGACGTCGAATCCGTGCTGGCCAGCGACACCTACCCGTTATTCCTCGATGCCATGTACGGCGATATGCCGAACAACTGGACGCCGGAGCTGGCCGGGCTGGCGCGTTTACGCTTTATCAGCAATGCCTTTACCCGCATGCGTTTCTGCTTCCCGAACGGGCAGCTGGATATGTACTGTAAAGACGTGCCGGAGAACGCCCCTGCGCCGCTGAAGCCGTGGTTTGCCATTCCTGGCCCGGTCACCGCCGAGTACAGCGTGGCCTTTGGTCACTGGGCATCGCTGGAAGGAAAAGGCGCGCCGGAAGGAATTTATGCGCTGGATACGGGCTGCTGCTGGGGTGGTGTGCTGACCTGTCTGCGCTGGGAAGATAAAACCTGGTTTGCGCAGCCATCGAATCGCCAGCTGGATCTGGGCGAAGACGAAGCGGTGTCGTTCTGA
- the folA gene encoding type 3 dihydrofolate reductase, translated as MISLIAALAVDRVIGMENAMPWNLPADLAWFKRNTLNKPVVMGRLTWESIGRPLPGRKNIVISSNPGTDDRVQWVSSVDEAIAACGDAEEIMVIGGGRVYEQFLPKAQRLYLTHIDAEVEGDTHFPDYEPDDWESVFSEFHDADAQNSHSYCFEILDRR; from the coding sequence ATGATCAGTCTGATTGCGGCGTTAGCGGTAGATCGCGTTATCGGCATGGAAAACGCCATGCCGTGGAACTTGCCTGCCGATCTCGCCTGGTTTAAACGCAATACCTTAAATAAACCTGTGGTGATGGGCCGTCTGACCTGGGAGTCCATCGGACGCCCGCTGCCGGGACGTAAAAATATCGTCATCAGCAGCAATCCGGGGACTGACGATCGTGTGCAGTGGGTGTCGTCTGTGGATGAGGCGATTGCCGCCTGCGGCGACGCGGAAGAGATTATGGTGATCGGTGGCGGTCGGGTTTACGAGCAGTTTCTGCCGAAAGCCCAGCGTCTGTATCTGACCCATATTGATGCTGAAGTGGAAGGGGATACGCATTTCCCGGACTACGAGCCGGACGACTGGGAATCCGTTTTCAGCGAGTTTCACGACGCCGACGCGCAGAATTCGCACAGCTACTGTTTTGAGATTTTAGACCGCCGGTAA